In a single window of the Leptospira sanjuanensis genome:
- a CDS encoding histidine kinase dimerization/phosphoacceptor domain -containing protein, whose protein sequence is MESKIKILIVDDNQDNLWVMEKILANPELDLIKASSGEEALKAMLNPVDFALIFMDIYMPGMDGFETASLIRQREKCASIPIIFLTAYATNETWLFKGYSLGAVDFLIKPIAPEILASKTSVFVDLHRKNKTLMLQEELLRESHEQLEQRVEERTGELNRVNRELLNEIAERERMEEALKNSLQEKEVLLREIHHRVKNNLQIVSSILSLQGNYITDGKSLAMFEDAQSRIRSIALIHELLYQSKDLAKMDFKDYLENLVKNLFRTYRVDKRIDYEIEADTLYLSLDTAIHCGLIVTELVTNAFKYGFKDRDKGNILIKIKGFEDGFVIVVQDDGVGFPEGLDFNQTDSLGLKLVNILSQQIGASLELERNNGTKFTLTTADMSRVKK, encoded by the coding sequence ATGGAATCGAAAATCAAGATACTGATCGTGGACGATAACCAGGACAACCTATGGGTGATGGAGAAAATTCTGGCCAATCCGGAATTGGATCTGATTAAGGCGAGCTCCGGGGAAGAGGCTCTGAAGGCGATGTTGAATCCGGTCGATTTCGCATTGATTTTTATGGATATCTACATGCCCGGTATGGACGGATTCGAGACCGCGTCTCTTATCCGGCAAAGGGAGAAGTGCGCGAGCATACCGATCATCTTTTTGACGGCTTATGCGACCAATGAGACGTGGTTGTTCAAAGGATATTCGCTCGGTGCCGTGGACTTTCTGATCAAACCGATCGCACCCGAAATCCTCGCATCCAAAACTTCCGTGTTCGTGGATTTACATCGAAAGAATAAGACTTTGATGCTGCAGGAAGAACTTCTCCGGGAAAGCCACGAACAACTCGAACAAAGAGTCGAGGAAAGAACCGGCGAATTGAACCGAGTCAACCGCGAATTGTTAAACGAAATCGCTGAGCGGGAGCGTATGGAAGAAGCTCTGAAGAATTCCCTACAAGAAAAAGAAGTATTGCTGCGGGAAATCCACCATAGGGTAAAGAACAATCTTCAGATCGTGTCGAGCATACTCAGTCTTCAGGGGAACTATATCACGGACGGAAAATCTCTTGCAATGTTCGAAGACGCTCAGTCTAGAATCCGTTCGATCGCCTTGATTCACGAGTTGCTTTATCAGAGCAAGGATCTCGCTAAGATGGATTTCAAGGATTATCTGGAAAATCTAGTGAAAAATCTTTTCCGTACGTATCGTGTAGACAAACGAATCGATTATGAAATCGAAGCGGACACGTTGTATCTTTCCTTGGATACCGCGATTCACTGCGGATTGATCGTGACGGAACTCGTAACCAACGCGTTCAAATACGGATTTAAGGATAGAGACAAAGGGAACATCTTGATAAAAATCAAAGGATTTGAGGACGGATTTGTGATCGTGGTTCAGGACGACGGCGTTGGTTTTCCGGAAGGGCTAGATTTCAATCAGACCGATTCACTCGGATTAAAATTAGTGAATATACTTTCTCAGCAGATCGGAGCGAGTCTGGAATTGGAACGAAACAACGGAACGAAATTCACGCTGACTACGGCGGATATGAGTCGTGTAAAAAAGTAA
- a CDS encoding SH3 domain-containing protein → MNKFLFFFILLWVAWDVSNAESNTGYAKVAAEGGLYLREEANQKGRPVTLLPPGMILKLAGTSDKTEVIGGKKGRWTEVELFGTKGWVFDAYLKRVSGKDSLADYLKYLEDLKPGEFSSLKNAEKKFLTTFTADSTEAENAFRIYTKFVNFQSGTLGDRLQQQLQTDYGKYDTELALKLKAHGLTVEYCEGDGALVEYYDHYWKLLKDYNFPFKEYVRLMKTVGYAYVCDGGIGISWEEMRNRIAKMETFLKEQKPIPEKIEVEALLKDYMDRYANGLDNTPVCECKDEICSLASEPQKSYRNFLGQNKTSAYFSFVEKLSGMYSKSRNRCTEEIRNYRTIFFEGK, encoded by the coding sequence ATGAATAAATTTCTATTCTTTTTCATTCTTCTTTGGGTTGCCTGGGACGTTTCAAACGCGGAGTCAAACACCGGTTATGCGAAGGTCGCGGCGGAAGGAGGTTTATATCTGCGGGAGGAAGCGAATCAAAAGGGCCGCCCTGTGACTCTTTTGCCTCCTGGAATGATCTTGAAGCTTGCGGGAACATCGGATAAAACCGAAGTCATCGGCGGCAAAAAGGGACGTTGGACCGAGGTCGAATTGTTTGGAACGAAAGGCTGGGTGTTTGACGCCTATTTGAAACGGGTTTCCGGAAAGGATTCTCTTGCGGATTATTTAAAATATCTGGAAGATTTAAAACCGGGAGAATTCTCCTCTTTAAAAAATGCGGAAAAGAAATTCCTGACCACCTTTACCGCGGACTCGACGGAAGCGGAGAATGCGTTTCGGATTTATACGAAGTTCGTAAATTTTCAGAGCGGAACCCTCGGCGATCGATTGCAGCAACAGCTGCAGACCGATTACGGAAAGTATGATACCGAATTGGCTCTGAAACTAAAAGCGCACGGACTCACAGTCGAATACTGCGAAGGCGACGGAGCACTGGTCGAATACTACGATCACTATTGGAAACTGTTAAAGGACTATAATTTTCCGTTTAAGGAATACGTCCGTCTCATGAAAACGGTCGGTTATGCGTATGTCTGCGATGGGGGAATCGGAATCTCTTGGGAAGAAATGAGAAATCGGATCGCGAAGATGGAAACCTTTCTCAAAGAACAAAAACCCATTCCCGAAAAAATCGAAGTAGAAGCCTTGCTCAAGGACTACATGGATCGTTATGCGAACGGATTGGATAATACTCCGGTGTGCGAGTGCAAAGACGAAATCTGTTCTCTCGCATCGGAACCCCAAAAGAGTTACAGGAATTTTCTCGGTCAAAACAAAACGTCCGCTTATTTTTCCTTTGTCGAAAAACTTTCGGGAATGTATTCCAAAAGTCGAAACCGATGCACCGAGGAAATCCGGAATTATCGAACCATTTTTTTTGAGGGGAAATGA
- a CDS encoding MFS transporter: MKFSFHKYQIFIIALLAFIQFTVVLDFMILSPLGVQVMEDLKISTTKFGLVVSAYAISAGISGILSAGFADRFDRKKILLFFYTGFVIGTALCGLSTTYQYLLAARIVTGIFGGVIASISFAIIADLFPMEVRGRVMGFVMTAFAASQVFGLPLGVYISNLWGWQSPFWLITGVAGLVGFVASIYVKPITAHLQTSVQRKAIKHLFQTAANRSYMPGFLATMLLATGGYMLMPFGSAFTVHNLGIPLTDLPTIYMITGIVSIAAGPLMGRLADAIGKYAVFAGASFAAIGVVLYYTRLEHVSLLLVIAVNCCLFIPITARVISANALTSAVPDLQDRGAYMAISSSLQQLSGGVASYFAGLIVVQTSTGYLLGYQHLGYVVTAAILITIAIMYRVNLLVANKSGSKQGPIAAPIPANQEVSLEN; the protein is encoded by the coding sequence ATGAAATTCTCATTTCACAAATATCAGATCTTCATCATCGCTTTGCTCGCGTTCATTCAGTTCACAGTAGTTCTGGACTTTATGATCCTTTCCCCTTTGGGAGTGCAAGTCATGGAGGATTTGAAAATATCGACGACGAAATTCGGATTGGTCGTTTCGGCCTATGCGATCAGCGCGGGGATTTCGGGAATTCTTTCCGCGGGTTTTGCGGACCGGTTTGATCGGAAGAAAATCCTTCTTTTCTTTTATACCGGATTCGTTATCGGAACAGCATTGTGCGGTTTATCGACCACGTATCAATATCTTCTCGCGGCGCGAATCGTAACCGGAATTTTCGGAGGAGTGATCGCTTCGATCAGCTTTGCGATCATCGCCGATCTTTTTCCTATGGAAGTTCGCGGAAGAGTCATGGGATTCGTGATGACCGCATTCGCGGCGAGCCAGGTATTCGGTCTTCCGCTCGGGGTTTATATTTCCAATCTTTGGGGCTGGCAATCCCCTTTCTGGCTGATTACCGGAGTGGCCGGTCTTGTCGGTTTTGTCGCCTCCATTTACGTGAAACCGATCACCGCACACCTTCAAACATCCGTTCAAAGAAAGGCTATCAAACATCTTTTCCAAACGGCGGCTAATCGCAGTTATATGCCAGGTTTTTTGGCAACGATGCTCTTAGCGACCGGAGGATATATGTTGATGCCCTTCGGAAGCGCATTCACAGTTCACAACCTCGGAATTCCTCTGACCGATCTTCCTACCATCTATATGATCACCGGAATCGTAAGTATCGCCGCCGGTCCGTTGATGGGTCGGCTTGCGGACGCGATCGGCAAATATGCCGTGTTTGCCGGAGCCTCCTTCGCCGCTATCGGCGTGGTTCTTTATTATACGAGATTGGAACACGTTTCCCTTCTTCTTGTGATCGCCGTAAATTGTTGTTTGTTTATCCCGATTACGGCCCGCGTGATCTCCGCAAACGCGCTTACTTCAGCGGTTCCCGATCTGCAGGATCGCGGCGCGTATATGGCGATCAGTTCCTCTTTACAGCAGCTTTCCGGAGGAGTCGCTTCGTATTTTGCGGGTTTGATCGTAGTTCAAACTTCTACCGGGTATCTATTAGGATATCAGCATTTAGGATACGTGGTAACGGCCGCGATTTTGATCACGATCGCGATCATGTATCGAGTGAATCTTCTCGTTGCAAACAAATCCGGATCCAAGCAAGGTCCGATTGCAGCGCCTATTCCGGCGAACCAAGAAGTCTCTCTCGAAAACTAA
- a CDS encoding hybrid sensor histidine kinase/response regulator gives MANTRVAEYVERDALDLKQILKVLSALKRGDLSQRMPLDSPGISGKIADLINDIIDQNDRMVQEFERISNEVGQEGKISKRISAVTATGSWAKCMDSVNSLIGNLVQPNTEVMRVIGAVAGGDLSQNMSLEIEGRPLKGEFLRTAKIVNTMVDQLNSFASEVTRVAKEVGTEGILGGQADVRDVAGTWKDLTDSVNSMASNLTGQVRNIADVTTAVAKGDLSKKITVDVKGEILELKNTINTMVDQLNSFASEVTRVAKEVGTEGKLGGQADVRGVAGTWKDLTDSVNSMASNLTGQVRNIADVTTAVARGDLSKKITVDVKGEILELKNTINTMVDQLNSFASEVTRVAREVGTEGKLGGQADVRGVAGTWKDLTDSVNSMASNLTGQVRNIADVTTAVARGDLSKKITVDVKGEILELKNTINTMVDQLNSFASEVTRVAREVGTEGKLGGQADVRGVAGTWKDLTDSVNSMASNLTGQVRNIADVTTAVARGDLSKKITVDVKGEILELKNTINTMVDQLNSFASEVTRVAKEVGTEGILGGQADVRGVAGTWKDLTDSVNFMANNLTTQVRGIAKIVTSVANGDLKKKLYLEAKGEIAELSDTINDMIDTLGLFGDQVTTVAREVGIEGKLGGQASVPGAAGLWRDLTDNVNQLASNLTSQVRAIAEVATGVTKGDLSRTVMVKAAGEVAALSDNINEMIRNLRETTRINTEQDWLKTNLAKFTRLLQGQRNLVNVSKLILSELAPLVSAQHGAFFITETVENEPSLKLLVSYAYQERKHVSNRFRPGEGLVGQCFLEKERIMLTNVPTDYIKISSALGEAAPLNIVVLPVLFEGEVRAIIELASFSNFTPIHLNFVDQLTESIGIVLNTIAASMRTEELLIQSQTLTEELQGRQEELTKTNERLEEQAKSLQDSEDLLKKQREELQEKNDELEEKARLLAKNNDEVERKNQEVEQARHSLEEKARQLALTSRYKSEFLANMSHELRTPLNNMLILSRLLYDNENESLSPKQIEYAKTIHSSGYDLLQLINDILDLSKIESGKMTVDLDAISFRELADYLERSFRETARNKELKFRVELHSGLPIRMTTDLQRLQQILRNLLSNAFKFTEKGGVDLRIAPVVTGWDREHKILQQAKTVIEFSVTDTGIGIPAEKQSLIFEAFRQADGSTSRKYGGTGLGLSISKEITRLLGGELQLISEPGKGSRFALYLPAEYIPTEINLEPEDMNEPKWVQSPVLDDRGGTYIPNIIGKSILGDDHSQKQREVIEDDRSNLSGEVVLIIEKNEALARRLLKSVRANGFKGLVAMDGKTGLSFLKGYSVQAVLLDFHLDDMNGWFILNWLKKEPKFRHVPVLIVSEDDQWRRSLRMGALGHIAKPVDEAALQRELNRVRKFIQSQPRHLLIADSDRKHSKKLLELIGNGDVIAKVAASSREVLESLKEESFECMISSLQLKDSNVFDLVKEINQSGFDQIPIVVYSDNAFGEEDRIKIQGLKKTNTIKEAETVAALVEETAVFLHRSQESISPEQRALLTEASHNDPILIGHKVLIVDDDIRNIFALTSILEQHKMKVAFAENAKDGIELLKSASDIEIVIMDVMMPDMDGYEAMKTIRADKQFASLPIIALTAKAMKGDREKCIEAGASDYITKPVDVDQFLSLLRVWLCR, from the coding sequence ATGGCAAATACAAGGGTGGCGGAATACGTAGAACGGGATGCATTGGATTTAAAGCAGATCTTAAAGGTTCTCTCCGCGCTCAAACGCGGCGATCTTTCTCAGAGAATGCCTTTGGATTCGCCGGGTATCTCGGGCAAAATCGCGGATTTGATAAACGACATCATAGATCAGAACGACCGAATGGTGCAGGAATTCGAGCGCATCAGCAACGAAGTCGGTCAAGAAGGTAAGATCTCCAAAAGAATCAGCGCCGTAACTGCAACCGGTTCCTGGGCCAAGTGTATGGATTCGGTTAACTCTCTTATCGGAAACTTAGTTCAACCGAATACGGAAGTTATGCGTGTGATCGGCGCCGTAGCAGGCGGCGACCTTTCGCAAAACATGTCCCTCGAAATCGAAGGAAGACCTTTAAAGGGAGAATTCCTCCGCACGGCAAAGATCGTAAATACGATGGTGGACCAGTTGAACTCGTTCGCATCGGAGGTGACTCGTGTTGCAAAGGAAGTGGGTACGGAAGGGATTCTCGGCGGTCAAGCGGACGTGCGCGATGTCGCCGGAACTTGGAAGGATTTAACGGATTCCGTGAACTCGATGGCGTCGAACTTAACGGGTCAGGTGCGTAACATCGCGGACGTAACGACCGCGGTCGCGAAGGGCGACTTGTCCAAAAAAATCACAGTGGATGTTAAGGGAGAAATATTAGAACTTAAGAATACGATCAACACGATGGTGGACCAGTTGAACTCGTTCGCATCGGAAGTGACTCGTGTTGCAAAGGAAGTGGGAACGGAAGGAAAGCTCGGCGGTCAAGCGGACGTGCGCGGTGTCGCGGGAACTTGGAAGGACTTAACGGATTCCGTGAACTCGATGGCGTCGAACTTAACGGGTCAGGTGCGTAACATCGCGGACGTAACGACCGCGGTTGCGCGAGGCGACTTGTCCAAAAAGATCACCGTGGACGTTAAGGGAGAAATATTAGAACTTAAGAATACGATCAACACGATGGTGGATCAGTTGAACTCGTTCGCATCGGAGGTGACTCGGGTGGCGCGAGAAGTGGGAACGGAAGGAAAGCTCGGCGGTCAAGCGGACGTGCGCGGTGTCGCGGGAACTTGGAAGGACTTAACGGATTCCGTGAACTCGATGGCGTCGAACTTAACGGGTCAGGTGCGTAACATCGCGGACGTAACGACCGCGGTTGCGCGAGGCGACTTGTCCAAAAAGATCACCGTGGACGTTAAGGGAGAAATATTAGAACTTAAGAATACGATCAACACGATGGTGGATCAGTTGAACTCGTTCGCATCGGAGGTGACTCGGGTGGCGCGAGAAGTGGGAACGGAAGGAAAACTCGGCGGTCAAGCGGACGTGCGCGGTGTCGCGGGAACTTGGAAGGACTTAACGGATTCCGTGAACTCGATGGCGTCGAACTTAACGGGTCAGGTGCGTAACATCGCGGACGTAACGACCGCGGTTGCGCGAGGCGACTTGTCCAAAAAGATCACCGTGGACGTTAAGGGAGAAATATTAGAACTTAAGAATACGATCAACACGATGGTGGACCAGTTGAACTCGTTCGCATCGGAGGTGACTCGTGTTGCAAAGGAAGTGGGTACGGAAGGGATTCTCGGCGGTCAAGCGGATGTGCGCGGTGTCGCGGGAACTTGGAAGGACTTAACGGATTCCGTAAACTTCATGGCAAACAACCTCACGACTCAGGTGCGGGGCATCGCGAAGATCGTGACCTCGGTCGCAAACGGAGACTTGAAAAAGAAACTCTACTTGGAAGCGAAGGGAGAAATCGCCGAGCTTTCGGATACGATCAACGACATGATCGACACCTTAGGACTGTTTGGCGATCAGGTGACGACGGTGGCAAGAGAGGTTGGAATCGAAGGAAAACTCGGCGGACAAGCGAGCGTCCCCGGAGCGGCCGGTCTTTGGAGAGACCTTACGGATAACGTGAACCAGCTCGCGAGTAACTTGACCTCTCAGGTGAGGGCGATCGCGGAAGTCGCAACCGGTGTTACGAAAGGGGATCTTTCCAGAACCGTAATGGTAAAGGCGGCCGGAGAGGTTGCGGCCTTATCGGATAACATCAATGAGATGATCCGCAACTTGAGAGAAACGACCCGAATCAACACCGAGCAAGACTGGCTCAAAACGAACCTCGCCAAGTTCACGCGCTTGCTGCAAGGTCAAAGAAACTTGGTGAACGTCAGCAAACTGATTCTCTCCGAATTGGCACCTCTTGTCTCCGCGCAACACGGGGCGTTTTTTATTACGGAGACAGTCGAGAACGAACCGTCCTTGAAGCTGCTCGTAAGCTACGCCTATCAGGAGCGCAAACACGTATCGAACCGATTCCGTCCGGGCGAGGGTCTCGTAGGCCAGTGTTTTCTTGAAAAGGAAAGAATCATGCTTACGAACGTGCCCACGGATTACATCAAGATCAGTTCGGCGCTCGGAGAAGCGGCTCCTTTGAACATCGTCGTATTACCGGTGTTATTCGAAGGAGAAGTCAGGGCGATCATCGAACTTGCGTCCTTCTCGAACTTCACTCCCATTCACTTGAACTTCGTGGATCAGCTTACGGAAAGTATCGGAATCGTGTTGAACACGATTGCGGCAAGTATGAGAACCGAGGAACTCTTGATTCAATCCCAAACCTTGACGGAAGAACTTCAAGGACGTCAGGAAGAATTGACCAAAACGAACGAACGTCTGGAAGAACAAGCCAAGTCGCTGCAGGATTCAGAAGATCTTCTCAAAAAGCAAAGGGAGGAATTGCAGGAAAAGAACGACGAATTGGAGGAAAAAGCGCGTCTTCTCGCAAAGAACAACGACGAGGTGGAACGCAAAAATCAGGAAGTGGAACAGGCGAGACATTCTCTCGAAGAAAAGGCGAGACAGCTCGCGCTCACTTCCCGGTATAAGTCCGAGTTTTTGGCGAACATGTCCCACGAACTGAGAACTCCTTTGAACAACATGCTGATTCTTTCACGATTGTTATACGACAACGAAAACGAAAGTCTGTCGCCGAAACAGATCGAATACGCGAAAACGATTCACAGTTCCGGATACGATCTGCTTCAATTGATCAACGATATATTAGATCTTTCTAAAATAGAATCCGGTAAGATGACGGTCGATCTGGATGCGATCTCTTTCCGCGAACTCGCGGATTATCTGGAACGATCGTTTCGCGAAACGGCGAGAAACAAGGAACTCAAGTTCCGCGTGGAACTGCACTCGGGGTTGCCGATCCGCATGACGACCGATTTACAGAGACTGCAGCAGATTCTCCGCAACCTTCTTTCGAACGCGTTCAAGTTCACCGAAAAAGGCGGCGTGGATCTGAGGATCGCGCCGGTCGTAACGGGTTGGGACAGAGAACACAAAATTCTTCAGCAGGCGAAAACCGTAATCGAGTTCTCCGTAACCGATACGGGAATCGGAATTCCTGCCGAAAAACAAAGCCTGATCTTTGAAGCGTTCCGCCAAGCAGACGGAAGTACGAGCCGAAAATACGGAGGCACCGGACTCGGACTTTCGATCAGCAAAGAAATCACGAGACTGTTGGGCGGCGAATTGCAATTGATAAGCGAACCGGGAAAAGGAAGCAGATTCGCGTTGTATCTTCCCGCCGAATACATTCCCACCGAGATCAATCTAGAACCGGAGGACATGAACGAACCGAAGTGGGTGCAATCTCCGGTATTGGACGATCGAGGCGGAACCTATATTCCGAACATTATCGGCAAATCGATATTAGGCGATGATCATTCCCAAAAACAAAGGGAGGTCATCGAGGACGATCGCTCCAATCTCTCGGGAGAAGTCGTTCTCATCATCGAAAAAAACGAGGCCCTCGCGAGACGATTGTTGAAAAGCGTTCGAGCCAACGGATTCAAAGGACTCGTTGCGATGGACGGAAAAACGGGTCTTTCGTTTTTGAAAGGTTATTCCGTTCAAGCGGTTCTTTTGGACTTTCATCTGGACGATATGAACGGATGGTTCATCCTCAATTGGCTGAAGAAGGAACCGAAGTTCAGACACGTTCCCGTTCTGATCGTATCGGAGGACGATCAATGGAGAAGAAGTTTGAGAATGGGGGCTTTGGGCCATATCGCCAAACCCGTGGACGAAGCAGCTTTACAGAGAGAACTGAATCGTGTTCGCAAGTTCATACAATCGCAGCCGAGACATCTTTTGATCGCCGACTCCGATCGGAAACACAGTAAAAAACTTTTAGAACTGATCGGAAACGGCGATGTAATCGCGAAAGTTGCCGCTTCGAGCCGCGAAGTTTTGGAAAGTCTTAAGGAGGAATCCTTCGAGTGTATGATTTCTTCTCTACAACTGAAGGATTCTAACGTGTTCGATCTTGTCAAAGAGATCAATCAATCCGGTTTCGATCAGATTCCGATCGTGGTCTATTCCGATAACGCGTTTGGAGAAGAGGATCGTATTAAAATTCAAGGATTAAAGAAAACGAATACGATCAAAGAAGCGGAAACCGTTGCCGCACTGGTGGAAGAAACCGCGGTTTTTCTGCATAGATCCCAAGAAAGTATTTCACCCGAGCAAAGAGCGCTTTTAACCGAGGCCTCCCACAACGATCCCATATTGATCGGTCATAAAGTTCTCATCGTGGACGACGATATACGAAACATCTTCGCTCTTACGAGTATTCTCGAACAGCACAAGATGAAGGTCGCGTTTGCGGAGAACGCAAAAGACGGGATCGAACTTTTAAAAAGCGCATCGGATATTGAAATCGTGATCATGGACGTAATGATGCCCGATATGGACGGTTACGAAGCGATGAAAACGATCCGCGCAGATAAACAGTTTGCGTCGCTTCCGATCATTGCGCTCACCGCCAAAGCGATGAAGGGAGATCGAGAAAAATGTATCGAAGCCGGTGCGAGCGATTACATCACGAAACCAGTGGACGTGGATCAGTTTCTTTCCCTTCTAAGAGTTTGGTTATGCAGGTAA
- a CDS encoding SDR family oxidoreductase produces the protein MSKSLNDKVALVAGGTRGAGRGIAVQLGAEGATVYVTGRTTASKPSEMNRPETIEETATLVDQAGGKGIAVQVDHLVPDEVRSLVARIEKEQGRLHILVNDIWGATTMEWNKTVWESSLEIGLRTMRLGVDTHAITSHFALPLLIKTSGGLVVEMTDGTNDYNSQNYRVSFFYDLAKAAVNRMAFSLAHELKQYNATAVALSPGWLRSEAMLDAYRVQESNWKDATKISPHFAISESPAFVGRAVAALAKDPNRSRWNGKTVSSGELSKVYGFTDLDGSKPDAWRYMVEVQDPGKPADTTGYR, from the coding sequence ATGAGCAAATCATTAAACGATAAAGTTGCCTTGGTCGCGGGAGGAACCAGAGGAGCCGGAAGAGGAATCGCGGTTCAACTGGGAGCGGAAGGCGCTACCGTGTATGTTACGGGGAGAACGACCGCGTCCAAACCGTCGGAGATGAATCGCCCGGAAACGATCGAAGAAACCGCGACGTTGGTCGATCAAGCAGGAGGAAAAGGAATCGCGGTACAAGTCGATCATCTCGTACCGGACGAAGTTCGCTCCCTTGTCGCACGGATCGAAAAGGAACAAGGACGACTTCACATTCTCGTGAACGATATTTGGGGTGCGACTACGATGGAATGGAACAAAACCGTTTGGGAATCTTCGTTGGAAATCGGACTTAGAACGATGCGTCTCGGAGTGGATACGCACGCAATCACGAGTCACTTTGCGCTTCCGCTTTTAATAAAAACTTCGGGAGGCCTGGTGGTAGAAATGACCGATGGAACGAACGATTACAACTCGCAAAACTACAGGGTTTCCTTCTTCTATGATCTTGCAAAGGCCGCCGTCAATCGAATGGCGTTCTCTCTTGCTCACGAATTAAAACAATACAATGCGACCGCGGTCGCATTGAGTCCGGGTTGGTTGCGATCGGAGGCGATGCTGGACGCGTATCGAGTACAGGAATCCAATTGGAAAGACGCAACCAAGATCTCGCCGCACTTTGCGATTTCGGAAAGTCCCGCGTTCGTGGGCCGGGCGGTCGCGGCTCTAGCAAAAGATCCGAACCGTTCCCGATGGAACGGAAAAACCGTATCCAGCGGAGAATTATCCAAAGTCTACGGTTTTACCGATTTGGACGGAAGTAAACCCGATGCGTGGAGATACATGGTCGAAGTGCAGGACCCCGGCAAACCCGCCGATACGACGGGTTATCGTTAA
- the soxR gene encoding redox-sensitive transcriptional activator SoxR — MDKEELLSIGQVAKRSGVASSALRFYEERGLIQSRRSGSGHRQYPRHVLRRIAFIVFAQRVGLSLEEIAVEVAKLPEDYTPNGQDWSKLSKTWSLRVDEKIAELERLKSGLSVCIGCGCLSLARCKLTNPGDRLGRYGSGPLRWVGKGKK; from the coding sequence ATGGATAAGGAAGAACTCTTAAGCATCGGACAAGTCGCGAAAAGGAGCGGAGTCGCGTCTTCTGCCTTACGTTTCTACGAAGAAAGAGGGCTGATCCAATCCAGACGATCCGGCTCCGGACATAGACAATATCCGCGTCATGTTTTACGTCGAATCGCCTTTATCGTATTCGCACAAAGAGTCGGTCTCTCTCTGGAAGAAATTGCGGTGGAAGTCGCCAAACTTCCGGAAGACTATACTCCGAACGGTCAGGATTGGTCCAAACTTTCAAAGACTTGGAGCCTGCGGGTCGATGAAAAAATCGCGGAATTGGAGCGGTTGAAAAGCGGTTTGTCAGTTTGTATCGGTTGCGGGTGTTTATCTCTTGCGCGTTGTAAACTCACGAATCCGGGAGATCGTTTGGGAAGGTACGGCTCCGGACCTTTGCGTTGGGTGGGAAAAGGAAAAAAATAA